One Rosa chinensis cultivar Old Blush chromosome 5, RchiOBHm-V2, whole genome shotgun sequence genomic region harbors:
- the LOC112165607 gene encoding protein HOTHEAD isoform X2, giving the protein MMMGFSLHLLLLFVHLAICSSKQTFPYMTSNVEEVAGRSFDYIVVGGGTAGCPLAATLSEKFSVLLVERGGSPYGDPFILELKYYGYSYLVTDEYTSAAQSFVSTDGVPNFRGRVLGGSSAINGGYYGRASKDFINKVGWDNEGVRDAYEWVESRIISKPDHLTPWSHAVALSFVEAGILPYNGFSLEHIQGTKIGATLFDNQGRRHLPADLLPAGNPSKITVLLNATVDKVIFQRTGTRDEKIAQGIRFIKSDGSSNQTYEAYLNKPDNSGSWGDVILSAGALGSPQILLLSGIGPQEHLKNFEIPLVLNLKGVGEGMQDNAATALFINYNPRNPTPEHSKAAGIADDFKIITEATIAPASLNGTTVSFFVGKIAFPESVGKLELNSTDPRANPSVTFNYLSSENDLAECVKMTELLELALRSKSIASFVGSNEYRNKTMPTKDELQELCKTTVRTVYHYHGGCTVGSVVDKNYRVHGVKGLRVIDGSTFLESPGTNPMATVLMLGRYQGLKILQERKDASFNNPRT; this is encoded by the exons ATGATGATGGGGTTTTCATTGCATCTGTTGCTTCTATTTGTTCACTTGGCTATATGTTCTTCGAAGCAAACATTCCCCTATATGACTTCAAATGTCGAAGAAGTAGCCGGTAGGTCCTTCGACTACATTGTGGTTGGTGGAGGCACTGCGGGCTGCCCCCTAGCTGCAACCTTGTCTGAGAAATTCTCAGTGCTGTTGGTGGAACGAGGTGGCTCGCCTTACGGGGACCCCTTCATCTTAGAGTTGAAGTACTACGGATATTCATATCTCGTAACTGATGAATATACATCAGCTGCACAAAGCTTTGTCTCGACAGATGGTGTTCCCAATTTCAGAGGAAGAGTGCTAGGAGGATCATCTGCTATCAATGGTGGGTATTACGGCAGAGCAAGTAAGGATTTTATCAATAAGGTTGGTTGGGATAATGAGGGAGTAAGGGATGCTTATGAATGGGTGGAATCTAGAATCATCTCTAAACCTGATCATTTGACTCCATGGTCGCATGCTGTTGCGTTAAGCTTTGTTGAAGCTGGAATTCTCCCCTATAATGGTTTCAGTTTGGAGCATATTCAGGGAACAAAAATTGGTGCTACTTTGTTCGATAACCAGGGAAGAAGACACTTACCAGCTGATCTTCTACCGGCAGGAAATCCAAGCAAGATCACAGTTCTCTTGAATGCAACCGTAGACAAAGTTATCTTTCAGAGAACTG GTACCAGAGATGAGAAGATAGCTCAAGGTATAAGATTCATCAAGAGCGATGGCAGCTCAAACCAGACTTATGAAGCTTACCTCAACAAGCCAGACAACTCGGGTTCATGGGGTGATGTGATACTATCAGCAGGAGCTTTAGGCAGCCCTCAGATTTTGTTGTTAAGTGGCATTGGCCCTCAAGAACACCTAAAAAACTTCGAAATCCCGCTCGTACTCAACTTGAAGGGAGTAGGAGAAGGAATGCAAGACAATGCTGCTACTGCACTCTTCATCAACTACAACCCGCGGAATCCAACACCAGAACATTCCAAAGCTGCTGGTATAGCAGATGACTTCAAAATCATAACCGAGGCAACAATTGCACCTGCTAGCTTGAATGGAACAACTGTTAGCTTTTTTGTTGGCAAAATTGCCTTCCCAGAATCCGTAGGAAAGCTTGAACTCAACAGCACTGACCCCAGAGCAAACCCATCAGTGACATTCAACTACCTATCAAGCGAGAATGACTTGGCAGAATGTGTGAAGATGACCGAGCTGCTTGAGCTAGCTTTAAGGTCCAAATCAATTGCTTCTTTCGTGGGTTCGAATGAATACCGAAACAAGACGATGCCTACTAAAGACGAGCTCCAGGAACTCTGCAAGACGACTGTCCGTACCGTCTACCACTACCATGGTGGTTGCACTGTGGGGTCGGTGGTCGACAAGAATTATAGGGTTCATGGTGTTAAAGGCTTGAGAGTGATTGATGGGTCAACCTTCCTGGAATCACCAGGCACAAACCCAATGGCCACTGTGCTGATGCTTGGAAGATACCAAGGGCtcaaaattcttcaagaaagaaaagatgCTTCCTTTAACAATCCCAGAACCTGA
- the LOC112165607 gene encoding protein HOTHEAD isoform X1, producing the protein MMMGFSLHLLLLFVHLAICSSKQTFPYMTSNVEEVAGRSFDYIVVGGGTAGCPLAATLSEKFSVLLVERGGSPYGDPFILELKYYGYSYLVTDEYTSAAQSFVSTDGVPNFRGRVLGGSSAINGGYYGRASKDFINKVGWDNEGVRDAYEWVESRIISKPDHLTPWSHAVALSFVEAGILPYNGFSLEHIQGTKIGATLFDNQGRRHLPADLLPAGNPSKITVLLNATVDKVIFQRTGKHGTRDEKIAQGIRFIKSDGSSNQTYEAYLNKPDNSGSWGDVILSAGALGSPQILLLSGIGPQEHLKNFEIPLVLNLKGVGEGMQDNAATALFINYNPRNPTPEHSKAAGIADDFKIITEATIAPASLNGTTVSFFVGKIAFPESVGKLELNSTDPRANPSVTFNYLSSENDLAECVKMTELLELALRSKSIASFVGSNEYRNKTMPTKDELQELCKTTVRTVYHYHGGCTVGSVVDKNYRVHGVKGLRVIDGSTFLESPGTNPMATVLMLGRYQGLKILQERKDASFNNPRT; encoded by the exons ATGATGATGGGGTTTTCATTGCATCTGTTGCTTCTATTTGTTCACTTGGCTATATGTTCTTCGAAGCAAACATTCCCCTATATGACTTCAAATGTCGAAGAAGTAGCCGGTAGGTCCTTCGACTACATTGTGGTTGGTGGAGGCACTGCGGGCTGCCCCCTAGCTGCAACCTTGTCTGAGAAATTCTCAGTGCTGTTGGTGGAACGAGGTGGCTCGCCTTACGGGGACCCCTTCATCTTAGAGTTGAAGTACTACGGATATTCATATCTCGTAACTGATGAATATACATCAGCTGCACAAAGCTTTGTCTCGACAGATGGTGTTCCCAATTTCAGAGGAAGAGTGCTAGGAGGATCATCTGCTATCAATGGTGGGTATTACGGCAGAGCAAGTAAGGATTTTATCAATAAGGTTGGTTGGGATAATGAGGGAGTAAGGGATGCTTATGAATGGGTGGAATCTAGAATCATCTCTAAACCTGATCATTTGACTCCATGGTCGCATGCTGTTGCGTTAAGCTTTGTTGAAGCTGGAATTCTCCCCTATAATGGTTTCAGTTTGGAGCATATTCAGGGAACAAAAATTGGTGCTACTTTGTTCGATAACCAGGGAAGAAGACACTTACCAGCTGATCTTCTACCGGCAGGAAATCCAAGCAAGATCACAGTTCTCTTGAATGCAACCGTAGACAAAGTTATCTTTCAGAGAACTGGTAAGCATG GTACCAGAGATGAGAAGATAGCTCAAGGTATAAGATTCATCAAGAGCGATGGCAGCTCAAACCAGACTTATGAAGCTTACCTCAACAAGCCAGACAACTCGGGTTCATGGGGTGATGTGATACTATCAGCAGGAGCTTTAGGCAGCCCTCAGATTTTGTTGTTAAGTGGCATTGGCCCTCAAGAACACCTAAAAAACTTCGAAATCCCGCTCGTACTCAACTTGAAGGGAGTAGGAGAAGGAATGCAAGACAATGCTGCTACTGCACTCTTCATCAACTACAACCCGCGGAATCCAACACCAGAACATTCCAAAGCTGCTGGTATAGCAGATGACTTCAAAATCATAACCGAGGCAACAATTGCACCTGCTAGCTTGAATGGAACAACTGTTAGCTTTTTTGTTGGCAAAATTGCCTTCCCAGAATCCGTAGGAAAGCTTGAACTCAACAGCACTGACCCCAGAGCAAACCCATCAGTGACATTCAACTACCTATCAAGCGAGAATGACTTGGCAGAATGTGTGAAGATGACCGAGCTGCTTGAGCTAGCTTTAAGGTCCAAATCAATTGCTTCTTTCGTGGGTTCGAATGAATACCGAAACAAGACGATGCCTACTAAAGACGAGCTCCAGGAACTCTGCAAGACGACTGTCCGTACCGTCTACCACTACCATGGTGGTTGCACTGTGGGGTCGGTGGTCGACAAGAATTATAGGGTTCATGGTGTTAAAGGCTTGAGAGTGATTGATGGGTCAACCTTCCTGGAATCACCAGGCACAAACCCAATGGCCACTGTGCTGATGCTTGGAAGATACCAAGGGCtcaaaattcttcaagaaagaaaagatgCTTCCTTTAACAATCCCAGAACCTGA